The nucleotide window AGCCAATAATAATCAATACTAAATTTATCAACTAATTGAACAATTAAAATAGTACTTAAAATTTTCCAATATTTTTTGATGGAATATATCTTGAATAAGGGGATGGGATCAGGTATTAGGGCAATTAGCAATTAAATATGAAGAAAGGCTTTTAGAATAAATATTCTAAAAGCCTAACTAGTTTAGTAATTATAAAAGTTATCCAATATATTGGCATAAAATCAACTATATATTTTTTCCTTAATTAAACTTCTTTTTTAGACGGCTGCTTCTTGTTTATATCCTTTAGGTAGTACTTACCAGGTGTTGTAAAGAATTCCTTGGTAAGAGCCACAACTTCACCACTAAGACGAGTTATCGTATACATATTAGGTATGATGATCATCGCCAACAGAAGATCTAAGAACTGCCAGAGTAACCTTGCTCCCCCTATAGCTCCTACAATGATAGACCCAAGGTATACATATCTCATAACTTTTGAGAATTTAAGACCAAAAAGAAATTCTGCCTGCTTCTCTCCGTAGAATATAATAACTATTATTGTCGAAAGTACAAAGAACAACAGTGATATTGTAACCATGTATCCTCCAGCAGCTCCAAAGTAATGGGTAAAAGCTGCAGCTGGAAGTCCCGACGGATTGTCGAGGGCACCAGGAGCATTCCATAGACCAGATGAAAGAATTACGAAAGCGGTAGCACTACAGATTACCAGAGTATCGATAATTATTTCAAATATTGTCCATAGTCCCTGTCTTACAGGATGATCGTTTACTGCTGCTGCATGGGCTATTGGTGCTGTACCCATACCAGCTTCATTAGAATACACTCCTCTAGCTACTCCCCAACGTACTGTAGCGGCTATAGCTGAACCGGCAAATCCACCAATTGCTGCCATAGGTGTAAATGCATAGGTAAATATTATAGATAATACTCCAGGGATCTTATCTATATTCATTAATAGAATAATTACAGATGCCAGTATGTAGACACCTGCCATAAGAGGTACCAGCTTTTCTGTTACTTTTCCTATTCTCTTAATTCCTCCAATAACAACAACGGCAACGAGGATAAAGAGTGCTGCTCCTGTTATTGTAGGTGAAATGTTGAAAGATTCTTTGGCTGAAGCTGTGATAGAGTTAGACTGTATCATTACACTTGGTATAATTTCAAGCATAAGGAAGAATGAGAATAAAGTTCCCAGCCACTTCATATTCAGACCTTTTGTCATATAGTACATAGGTCCCCCTACATACTCCCCCTCAGAATTTTTCTCTCTGTATTTGTATCCCAAAACTACTTCAGCAAACTTTGCAGCCATTCCAAGGACTGCCATAACCCACATCCAGAATATAGCACCAGGTCCTCCAAAGCAAATTGCTGCAGGAACACCTATAATATTTGAAGCTCCAACCGTAGATGCTAGAGCTGCTGTAACTGCCTGGAAGGGAGATACCGTCCCCTCTCCGCCTTCTGGCTTACTTAGCATTTTTCCAAATGTCTGCTTTATAATATATGGTGCATACCTGATTTGAAAGAATCCCAGTCGAATCGACAGATATATACCTCCAAAACTCAACAATATTAACATGGGAAGTCCCCAAATCCAACCTGATATACTACCTATAACCGCTAAAAAATTATCCATAAATTACATCACCCTCCTAATGAAAAACGATATTATGCCCTGAAAGCCAAATTTTATCCCTTGAGAAGGTTTTTAAGAGTTTCATAAACAAACTTTGGTGCCACATCAAAGGAATATTTCCTTTCTATTCTTTCAGTGTACTGGTGGGCATCCTTACCAAATGGTCCTATATTTACTACTGGCAGATTTAGTTTTTGCATATCTTTTATAGGAAGGTCATACTTACTTCCAAAAGCAGGCATATTGAGAGTCAATGTATTTAAGACCTCTTCATCTTGAGGTGCTGAAACAAAACTCAGGTCTGAAATATAAGGATAGAATTTTTTATTTATAACATTATAACCGTGATCATGGCTTTCTACTGCCTGAGAAACAGACTCTAAAAGTGCTATTTCCTTTTGGTTTGACCCGTTTACATAGATGTGTGGATAGTATGGCGGCGAATAGTATAATATTACTACTGGATTCTTATCCGACCAGAGAGAGTGCACCTTTTCAATAACCTTCAGACCAAAATCTCTTTCGTCTATCTCTTCCTTACCTAGAAGTTCGTTCTTATACTTTTCTACAGCCGCTTCCAGCTTCTCTCCCATCTCTGCATGAACCAAC belongs to Fusobacteria bacterium ZRK30 and includes:
- a CDS encoding sodium:alanine symporter family protein, with the translated sequence MDNFLAVIGSISGWIWGLPMLILLSFGGIYLSIRLGFFQIRYAPYIIKQTFGKMLSKPEGGEGTVSPFQAVTAALASTVGASNIIGVPAAICFGGPGAIFWMWVMAVLGMAAKFAEVVLGYKYREKNSEGEYVGGPMYYMTKGLNMKWLGTLFSFFLMLEIIPSVMIQSNSITASAKESFNISPTITGAALFILVAVVVIGGIKRIGKVTEKLVPLMAGVYILASVIILLMNIDKIPGVLSIIFTYAFTPMAAIGGFAGSAIAATVRWGVARGVYSNEAGMGTAPIAHAAAVNDHPVRQGLWTIFEIIIDTLVICSATAFVILSSGLWNAPGALDNPSGLPAAAFTHYFGAAGGYMVTISLLFFVLSTIIVIIFYGEKQAEFLFGLKFSKVMRYVYLGSIIVGAIGGARLLWQFLDLLLAMIIIPNMYTITRLSGEVVALTKEFFTTPGKYYLKDINKKQPSKKEV